In Bacteroidota bacterium, a single window of DNA contains:
- a CDS encoding pentapeptide repeat-containing protein codes for MRLYEKQEFEDIRGNEFEGATFRQCELIGTDARDAKFIGCTFEGSTLSSVKVDGAVIQAHFVNSKIEGINFFTAKRELLLLSFTNCLIRYSSFAELKLKKIKINGCTLQFVDFADADLTEANFENSSFEDCTFRNTNLTKADFRTARGYSVDPRINTIKGAHFDLPEVLGLLDAFDIEIG; via the coding sequence ATGAGACTCTACGAGAAGCAGGAATTCGAAGACATACGCGGCAACGAATTTGAAGGCGCGACCTTCAGGCAATGCGAACTCATCGGCACCGATGCCCGCGATGCGAAATTCATCGGCTGCACATTCGAAGGTTCTACATTGAGTTCTGTGAAAGTTGATGGCGCCGTTATTCAGGCACACTTCGTCAATTCGAAGATCGAGGGCATCAATTTCTTCACAGCCAAGCGGGAGTTGCTTTTGCTCTCATTTACAAACTGTCTGATTCGATATTCTTCGTTCGCAGAGCTTAAACTCAAGAAGATCAAGATCAACGGCTGTACGCTACAATTCGTCGATTTTGCGGACGCCGATTTGACAGAAGCGAACTTTGAGAATTCAAGCTTCGAAGACTGCACGTTTCGAAATACCAACCTCACGAAGGCCGACTTCCGCACGGCACGCGGCTATTCCGTCGATCCGCGCATTAACACGATCAAGGGTGCCCACTTCGATCTGCCCGAAGTGCTGGGATTGCTCGATGCATTCGATATTGAAATCGGCTAA
- a CDS encoding DUF6252 family protein: protein MIAQFRFNLLVLCVAVMGCSNSNSPSGSSTNNSPDSTKNNQLSGPAAFRVIVGHDTIYRTNSAATYGAIATYSNTSISGQPGGNSLFIQLQYTPASLYATTVTTNIDIPISGAVVKSYPVMPRNSPDGVSITIDSAMQDYNSRADGTFTITKFDTVMNLVSGTFRFTASPNFNPSEIDTIIGAFNDVGISNGTFGQGSISAIVDAQGYHPDQISISMTETNGLSLDAVEGNPPVYRTLQMQVKDPKVGLFPFAQGTTAGTANVEFDQQASVMLQVRGNMGTLNITSFDTVTRRISATFSFSGTDTRTGRTVSTTNGSINNLQWFIP, encoded by the coding sequence GCAGCAATAGCAACTCTCCGTCTGGCAGTTCGACAAACAATAGTCCGGATTCGACAAAGAACAATCAGCTGTCGGGTCCGGCAGCCTTTCGGGTGATTGTCGGACATGATACGATCTACCGGACCAACTCTGCGGCGACGTACGGTGCAATCGCTACATATTCCAACACGAGCATATCGGGTCAGCCGGGAGGGAATTCATTGTTCATTCAGCTTCAATATACTCCCGCATCGCTCTATGCCACAACTGTGACAACGAACATTGATATCCCGATTTCCGGGGCGGTCGTGAAATCATATCCGGTGATGCCAAGGAACAGCCCGGACGGAGTGTCGATCACAATCGACTCGGCAATGCAGGACTACAACTCACGCGCGGATGGGACATTCACGATCACCAAGTTCGATACCGTGATGAATCTGGTCTCGGGGACATTCCGCTTCACGGCTTCGCCGAACTTCAATCCATCGGAAATCGATACCATTATCGGTGCTTTTAACGATGTCGGGATCAGTAATGGGACATTCGGGCAAGGAAGTATTTCCGCCATTGTTGATGCGCAGGGCTATCATCCCGATCAAATATCCATCTCAATGACCGAGACGAACGGACTCTCGCTGGATGCTGTCGAGGGTAATCCTCCGGTCTACCGAACCCTACAGATGCAAGTTAAGGACCCCAAGGTTGGTTTGTTTCCATTCGCACAAGGAACAACCGCCGGCACGGCGAACGTCGAGTTCGATCAGCAGGCATCGGTCATGCTGCAAGTGCGAGGAAATATGGGGACACTCAACATCACATCATTCGATACCGTGACTCGCCGGATTTCCGCGACCTTCTCGTTCTCCGGGACGGATACCCGTACCGGCCGTACTGTTTCAACGACAAACGGCAGTATCAATAACCTTCAGTGGTTCATCCCCTAA